A portion of the Staphylococcus felis genome contains these proteins:
- the ltrA gene encoding group II intron reverse transcriptase/maturase, with amino-acid sequence MYRKSPSLMELVVRPDNIEKAIKKVKKNKGAPGIDGMKVSELRAHFAQYFSQITKKLLEGTYQPQAVRKVQIPKPNGKMRVLGIPVARDRVIQQAIKQVIEPSIDRTFSNHSHGFRPNRSTGTALKQCAIYYEEGYKIAVDCDLKQCFDMLNHDKLMYLFERHVQDKSISTFIRRSLQVGAIDLSGEVAERKIGAPQGGVISPLLCNIYLHELDKELEKRGHRFVRYADDFVIFVRTKRAGERVMMSVTKFIEKQLKLAVNEDKSRIGAVTRLKFLSCLITKVNGVCRFRPTTEAKRNLIRVLRKITKRNRPGTFKDIITEINQVTRGWINYFGRGFIREFIENTQSWLNRRLRQLILKRWKRVRTKYKMLRQYGLDHRSAMKIAQSRKKYWRLSNTHEVHRALTTKQLYKWGLIPLTQLAELAYARY; translated from the coding sequence ATGTATCGTAAGTCTCCATCATTGATGGAGCTTGTTGTAAGACCAGACAACATAGAAAAAGCTATCAAGAAAGTTAAGAAAAACAAAGGTGCTCCTGGAATTGACGGCATGAAAGTCAGTGAACTTCGTGCTCACTTTGCGCAGTACTTTTCACAGATAACGAAAAAACTGCTTGAAGGCACATACCAACCTCAAGCAGTTCGAAAAGTGCAAATTCCCAAACCAAATGGGAAAATGCGTGTGCTTGGTATCCCTGTCGCTAGAGACAGGGTAATACAACAAGCGATTAAACAAGTGATTGAACCCAGCATCGACCGAACATTTTCGAATCATAGCCATGGTTTCAGACCTAATCGTAGCACAGGAACAGCACTTAAGCAATGCGCTATTTACTACGAAGAGGGCTATAAAATAGCCGTGGATTGTGATTTGAAACAGTGCTTTGACATGTTAAATCATGATAAGCTGATGTATTTGTTCGAACGCCATGTTCAAGATAAGTCAATTTCAACATTTATCCGTAGAAGTTTACAAGTAGGTGCCATTGACCTATCTGGCGAAGTCGCAGAAAGAAAGATAGGTGCACCACAAGGGGGCGTTATCTCTCCTTTACTATGTAATATCTATCTACATGAACTGGATAAAGAACTCGAAAAGCGTGGACACCGGTTTGTACGCTATGCAGATGACTTTGTCATCTTTGTACGGACAAAACGTGCAGGTGAACGCGTAATGATGAGTGTAACGAAATTCATTGAAAAGCAACTGAAGTTGGCTGTCAATGAAGATAAAAGCAGAATAGGAGCAGTCACACGTTTAAAGTTCTTGAGTTGTCTAATAACCAAGGTAAATGGGGTTTGTCGTTTCAGACCGACTACGGAAGCAAAAAGAAATTTAATACGCGTCTTAAGGAAAATAACGAAACGAAATAGACCCGGTACCTTTAAAGACATTATCACTGAAATTAACCAAGTGACGAGAGGCTGGATAAATTACTTTGGTAGAGGTTTTATCAGAGAATTTATTGAAAACACGCAATCTTGGTTAAACCGCCGACTTAGACAACTCATACTTAAACGGTGGAAAAGAGTAAGAACTAAGTATAAGATGTTGCGCCAATATGGTCTTGACCATAGAAGTGCGATGAAAATCGCACAGTCTCGAAAAAAGTACTGGCGACTATCAAACACGCACGAGGTTCATCGTGCACTTACAACAAAACAACTCTACAAGTGGGGACTGATACCATTAACCCAGCTTGCAGAGTTGGCTTACGCAAGATATTGA
- the glmS gene encoding glutamine--fructose-6-phosphate transaminase (isomerizing) has product MCGIVGYIGYQNAKELLLKGLEKLEYRGYDSAGIATRDDNEITVTKAKGRIADLREEANNDIDGTAGIGHTRWATHGVPSYENAHPHQSTSERFTLVHNGVIENYEELKSTYIPNVDLVSDTDTEVIVQLVEHFTDEGLSTEEAFTKVVSLLHGSYALGLLDREDNDTIYVAKNKSPLLVGIGDNFNVIASDALAMIQVTKEYKELKDQEVVLVKRDGVVIKNLNGEIIERESYIAEIDASDAEKGVYDHYMLKEIHEQPAVMRRIIQEYQDENGDLKIDPAIIKDVQAADRIYVIAAGTSYHAGLVGKEFIEKWAGVPTEVHVASEFVYNMPLLSENPLFIYISQSGETADSRAVLVETTKLGYKSLTITNVAGSTLSREADHTLLLHAGPEIAVASTKAYTAQIAVLSILSQVVAKARGREADIDLLRELAKVTTAIETIVDDAPKMEQIAKDFLETTRNAFFIGRTIDYNVSLEGALKLKEISYIQAEGFAGGELKHGTIALIEDGTPVIALATQENVNLSIRGNVKEVVARGANPCIIAMEGLEKEGDTYVIPHVHALLTPLVSVVTLQLISYYAALHRDLDVDKPRNLAKSVTVE; this is encoded by the coding sequence ATGTGCGGAATCGTAGGATACATTGGGTATCAAAATGCTAAAGAATTACTATTAAAAGGATTAGAGAAACTAGAATATCGTGGTTATGATTCAGCAGGTATTGCAACACGTGATGACAATGAAATTACAGTGACAAAAGCTAAAGGCCGTATTGCTGACTTACGTGAAGAAGCCAACAATGACATCGATGGAACAGCAGGTATTGGTCATACACGTTGGGCAACACACGGTGTCCCAAGTTATGAAAATGCTCACCCACATCAATCAACAAGTGAACGTTTTACATTAGTTCATAATGGTGTGATTGAAAACTATGAAGAATTAAAGTCTACTTACATTCCTAATGTAGATTTAGTATCTGATACTGATACTGAAGTGATTGTACAACTCGTAGAACATTTTACAGATGAGGGACTTTCGACTGAAGAAGCTTTTACAAAAGTTGTGAGCTTACTTCACGGGTCTTATGCTTTAGGACTACTAGATCGTGAAGACAATGATACGATATACGTAGCTAAAAATAAATCACCATTATTAGTCGGAATTGGCGATAACTTCAATGTGATAGCTTCAGATGCGCTTGCAATGATTCAAGTGACAAAAGAATATAAAGAATTAAAAGACCAAGAAGTCGTATTGGTAAAGCGTGATGGGGTTGTCATTAAAAATTTAAATGGTGAAATCATTGAAAGAGAAAGCTATATTGCGGAAATCGATGCATCAGATGCTGAAAAAGGAGTTTATGACCATTACATGTTAAAAGAAATTCATGAACAGCCTGCTGTGATGCGTCGTATTATCCAAGAGTATCAAGATGAGAATGGAGATTTAAAAATAGACCCTGCGATTATTAAAGATGTGCAAGCTGCTGATCGCATTTATGTTATTGCAGCGGGTACAAGCTATCATGCTGGCTTAGTAGGTAAAGAATTTATTGAGAAATGGGCAGGTGTTCCAACAGAAGTACACGTGGCTTCTGAATTTGTTTATAATATGCCGTTATTATCAGAAAATCCATTATTTATTTATATTTCACAATCTGGTGAAACGGCGGATAGTCGTGCAGTATTAGTTGAAACAACTAAGTTAGGATACAAATCACTTACAATTACGAATGTAGCAGGCTCTACTTTATCTCGCGAAGCAGATCATACGTTATTATTACATGCAGGACCTGAGATTGCGGTTGCATCGACAAAAGCATACACTGCTCAAATTGCCGTTTTATCTATTTTATCTCAAGTTGTAGCAAAAGCACGTGGTCGTGAAGCAGATATTGATTTACTTCGTGAACTTGCCAAAGTTACGACTGCGATTGAAACCATTGTGGATGATGCACCAAAAATGGAACAAATTGCCAAAGATTTCCTTGAAACAACACGTAATGCGTTCTTTATCGGACGTACGATTGATTACAATGTCAGTCTTGAAGGTGCATTGAAATTAAAAGAAATCTCATACATTCAAGCTGAAGGATTTGCTGGTGGCGAATTAAAGCACGGTACGATTGCTTTAATTGAGGATGGTACACCTGTTATTGCCTTAGCAACTCAAGAAAATGTTAACTTATCTATTCGCGGTAATGTAAAAGAAGTTGTAGCACGTGGGGCTAACCCTTGTATCATTGCTATGGAAGGTTTAGAAAAAGAGGGCGATACTTATGTCATTCCACATGTTCATGCGTTATTAACGCCGCTCGTTTCTGTTGTAACATTACAACTTATCTCGTACTATGCTGCACTTCACCGTGATTTAGATGTAGACAAACCACGTAACTTAGCGAAATCAGTTACAGTTGAATAA